The DNA window CCGGACGCCGAGACCGATCCCGGCGCCGTGGAAACCGTGCGCGCCATGTGGGAGGCGGTCGGCGGTATCGTTCGTACCATGGATGCGCAGCAACACGACATGGTGCTTGCGGCAAGCAGCCACTTGCCCCACGTGCTTGCCTTTGCCCTGGTGGACATGCTGGTCCGCCGGGATGAGCACCGGGAGATATTCGACTACGCCGCGGGCGGATTCCGCGACTTCACCCGCATTGCCGGCAGCGATCCCGTCATGTGGAGCGATATCTGTGCCGCCAATGCAGGCCCCGTTCTGGAACTCATCGAACAGTATCGCGAGGACCTGAAGGAATTGGCGCGCGCGATCGAACAGGGCGACGGCAAGTGGCTGGAACAGGTGTTCCGGCGCGCCCGTCGTGCACGCGAGACCTATATCAAACCGCCAGAACCCGACGTTCCGGAAGCGCGGGAATAGCGATGTCCGGGGAGATCCCACGTATCGACTTTGCGGTAGCGCCGGGCGGTCGCCTGTCGGGCACGGTGCGTGTGCCTGGCGACAAATCGGTCTCTCACCGGGCGGTGATGCTGGGCGCGCTTGCCGAGGGTGAGACCTCGGTCGAGGGCTTGCTGGAAGGTGAGGATGTGCTTGCAACCCTGGCGGCCTTTCGGGCCATGGGCATTCAGGCAGAAGGACCGGACAACGGGCGCCTGCGCATTCACGGCAAGGGACTGCATGGCCTGAAGCCACCGGCAGCAGCCCTGGAGATGGGCAACTCCGGAACCGCCATGCGCCTGCTGACCGGGATCCTGGCCGGCCAATCCTTCGACACCACGCTGACGGGCGACGACTCTCTCAGCAAGCGACCCATGAACCGGGTGGCGGAGCCACTGCGCACCATGGGCGCCCGCATCGAAACCGCGGAAGGTGGGCGGCCGCCGCTGCAGATCAAGGGCGGTGCATCCCTGCACGGGATCGACTACGACATGCCGATGGCAAGTGCCCAGGTCAAGTCGGCGGTTTTGCTCGCAGGCCTGTATGCCGACGGCGAGACATCCGTTACCGAACCTGCGCCGACTCGGGACCATACCGAGCGCATGCTGAACGGCTTCGGCTATCGCGTCGTCCGCGACGGATCCAGGGCCAGCCTGCGGGGTGGCGGCAGCCTGCACGGCACCGCGATCGATGTTCCGGCGGATATTTCCTCGGCGGCATTCTTCCTGGTTGGCGCCTCCATCGCCTCCGGCTCCGATCTGACCCTGGAGCACGTAGGCGTGAATCCAACGCGCATCGGGGTGTTGCACATCCTGCAGGACATGGGTGCCGATATCACGATGAGCAACGAGCGGACCGTCGGCGGTGAGCCGGTGGCGGATCTCCGGGTGCGCGCCAGTCAGCTTCGCGGTATTCACATCCCGGAGGACCAGGTCCCACTGGCGATTGACGAATTCCCGGTGCTGTTCGTTGCGGCTGCCTGTGCCGATGGCACTACCGTGCTGACCGGGGCCAGGGAGTTGCGGGTCAAGGAGAGTGATCGCATCGCCGTCATGGCGGCGGGCCTGAAGACGATCGGCGTTGAGTGCCAGGAGACCGGGGACGGCATCGTGATTGAAGGTGGCCTTCTCGGTGGTGGTACGGTCGACAGTCACGGCGATCACAGGATCGCGATGGCCTTCGCCATTGCCGGCCTGCGGGCCGAATCCGAGATCCGGATCCAGGACTGCCGCAATGTGGCCACCTCCTTTCCCGGTTTCGTCGGCCTGGCGCGCGGTGCCGGTCTGTCGGTTTCGGAACGTACGGCTCCATGACCGACGAATCGGAGGTCCCGGTGCTCGCCATCGACGGGCCCAGTGGCTCGGGCAAGGGTACGATCGGGCAACAGATCGCGGCCCGTCACGCCTGGCATTTTCTCGACAGCGGCGCCCTGTACCGCGTGCTCGCCCTGGCGGCCCTGGAGTCCGGAGTGGATTTCTCGGACATCGATGCATTGGTCCAACTGGCTAGAAATTCTGATATTCATTTTGTGCCCCGTCCTGGTGCAACGGCCGAGGTCTACCTCGACGGAAAACTCGTGAGCGAACGGCTGCGTACCGAGGAAGCGGGCCGGGGCGCATCCCGGGTGGCGGCGGAACCGCGCATACGGGAGGCGCTTTTGCAGCGCCAACGGGATTTTCGCCGGCCTCCCGGGCTGGTGGCCGACGGCCGGGATATGGGCACCACCGTTTTCCCAAACGCAACGCTCAAGATTTTCCTCACCGCCAGCGCCGAGGAACGGGCCGAAAGGCGGTATAAGCAGTTGAAGGAAAAGGGATTCAGTGTTAACCTTGCGCGCCTTCTGGGGGAGATCCGCGAGCGCGACGAGCGCGATATGAACCGCAGCGCTTCACCACTCAGGGCCGCCGAGGACGCCATCGAGGTGGATACGACGGGCATGAGTATTGAAAAGGTTGTGGACCATATCGACGAACTGCTGCAGCAGCGTTTGTCCGGCTAAGGGATCTCCATTGTTCAACGACAACCCGTGGTGGTGTGTGCAATCCGGCAGCCGCGCACGGACAGACAACAGGGGCGACTTCGGTCGCGACAGGTTAACCACATTCTTATGGCTGAAAGTTTCGCAGAACTTCTCGAGCAGAGCTTCGAAAATACAGATTTCAAACCCGGTCAACTGATCACCGGTCAGGTCGTCGCCGTAACCGACGACGTGGTAATCGTAAACGCCGGACTCAAGTCCGAAGGCGTAATCCCCATCTCCCAGTTCAAGGACCACGAAGGCAATGTCGGGGTCCAGGTCGGCGACGATATCGAAGTCGTTGTGGAGTCGCTGGAAAACGGGTTTGGTGAGACCCTTCTTTCCCGTGAAAAGGCAACCCGCGCCAAGGCCTGGGATGTGCTGGAGAAGGCCTACGATGATCAGGACATCGTCAAGGGCATCATGACCGGCAAGGTCAAGGGCGGATACACCGTCGCCATTGACAGCATCCGTGCCTTCCTGCCCGCCTCGTTGGTGGACGTGCGCCCGGTTCGGGATCCAAGCTACCTCGAAGGCAAGGAACTGGAATTCAAGGTCATCAAGATCGACCGTCGTCGTAATAACGTGGTGGTGTCCCGTCGCGCGGTTGTCGAATCCGAACTTTCGGTTGAACGCGAAGCCCTGCTGGAGAGTCTGGAAGAGGGCCAGGTGGTCAAGGGTATCGTCAAGAACCTGACCGACTATGGCGCCTTCGTTGACCTGG is part of the Acidiferrobacteraceae bacterium genome and encodes:
- a CDS encoding prephenate dehydrogenase/arogenate dehydrogenase family protein, which codes for MINRLAIIGIGLIGGSLARALRRAGAVGEVVGYGRSLANLKLAVDLGVVDHAETSIDAAIENADVVVLAVPVGAMGEILGRIADSVTRETVVTDVGSVKAEVLLAAREALGSKVSRFVPGHPIAGTEQSGVAAAREDLFEHHKVILTPDAETDPGAVETVRAMWEAVGGIVRTMDAQQHDMVLAASSHLPHVLAFALVDMLVRRDEHREIFDYAAGGFRDFTRIAGSDPVMWSDICAANAGPVLELIEQYREDLKELARAIEQGDGKWLEQVFRRARRARETYIKPPEPDVPEARE
- the aroA gene encoding 3-phosphoshikimate 1-carboxyvinyltransferase — translated: MSGEIPRIDFAVAPGGRLSGTVRVPGDKSVSHRAVMLGALAEGETSVEGLLEGEDVLATLAAFRAMGIQAEGPDNGRLRIHGKGLHGLKPPAAALEMGNSGTAMRLLTGILAGQSFDTTLTGDDSLSKRPMNRVAEPLRTMGARIETAEGGRPPLQIKGGASLHGIDYDMPMASAQVKSAVLLAGLYADGETSVTEPAPTRDHTERMLNGFGYRVVRDGSRASLRGGGSLHGTAIDVPADISSAAFFLVGASIASGSDLTLEHVGVNPTRIGVLHILQDMGADITMSNERTVGGEPVADLRVRASQLRGIHIPEDQVPLAIDEFPVLFVAAACADGTTVLTGARELRVKESDRIAVMAAGLKTIGVECQETGDGIVIEGGLLGGGTVDSHGDHRIAMAFAIAGLRAESEIRIQDCRNVATSFPGFVGLARGAGLSVSERTAP
- the cmk gene encoding (d)CMP kinase, which encodes MTDESEVPVLAIDGPSGSGKGTIGQQIAARHAWHFLDSGALYRVLALAALESGVDFSDIDALVQLARNSDIHFVPRPGATAEVYLDGKLVSERLRTEEAGRGASRVAAEPRIREALLQRQRDFRRPPGLVADGRDMGTTVFPNATLKIFLTASAEERAERRYKQLKEKGFSVNLARLLGEIRERDERDMNRSASPLRAAEDAIEVDTTGMSIEKVVDHIDELLQQRLSG